One region of Anomaloglossus baeobatrachus isolate aAnoBae1 unplaced genomic scaffold, aAnoBae1.hap1 Scaffold_806, whole genome shotgun sequence genomic DNA includes:
- the LOC142288261 gene encoding uncharacterized protein LOC142288261, with protein sequence MDAQNSVDQFGDILPDAQQWGEFMDYRDDDAFLEAMNTGVSVPPNTPANSECMMNEDREDDFMQIEIDPAFVKFMNTGETSQINFLQSIANVVQPGYIIGDGDVSIPAITPTLPDCVLNEDRKGDGKMRQAAYMTGSRQLSKTPKKQGKPLHLKTANRKDRKLSGRKLIFSKENTPKLSTTQTLPSTSTQSVQKQTTSTLQPLAEHDGNIAAAQFTLQTAYGSARTRPISPFSVVRQEGSAVPAKHHGERWPKPTTRKYKPRSIKTATIPLPTITPQTMTMIDLTQTGCGVSATQIIPTIDQAQAAREALDREIDQLADGKNVCHDFNIVNPLKRRRAHSVPSKSKKQRVDSTPACTVKPVWSDEQENMLHAMSGQYVQSKIYQNKLKYFCETYERLINACPTPDIIAELYAFNREHAIVSSQSNKNNLL encoded by the exons ATGGACGCCCAAAATAGTGTGGATCAATTCGGTGATATTCTCCCAGATGCGCAACAATGGG GTGAATTCATGGATTACCGTGATGACGATGCTTTTTTAGAAGCTATGAATACGGGTGTTTCTGTACCGCCTAATACCCCGGCAAATTCAGAATGTATGATGAATGAGGATAGAGAAG ATGACTTCATGCAGATTGAAATTGATCCGGCATTTGTAAAATTTATGAATACAGGAGAAACAAGCCAAATTAATTTTCTGCAATCTATAGCCA ATGTTGTGCAACCGGGCTACATTATTGGAGATGGTGATGTTTCTATACCGGCTATTACCCCGACATTGCCAGATTGTGTGCTAAATGAAGATAGAAAAG GTGATGGTAAGATGCGTCAAGCGGCCTACATGACTGGAAGTCGGCAGCTTTCTAAAACACCTAAGAAACAGGGCAAGCCGCTACACCTGAAGACAGCGAATAGGAAAG ACCGTAAACTGAGTGGTAGGAAACTCATATTCTCCAAAGAGAATACACCCAAGTTGTCAACTACCCAGACACTTCCTAGCACAT CCACACAAAGTGTCCAGAAACAAACAACTTCTACTCTACAGCCTCTAGCTGAGCATGACGGAAACATCGCTGCAGCACAGTTCACACTACAGACAGCATATGGATCTGCGAGAACACGCCCCATATCCCCATTTTCTGTGGTACGCCAAGAAGGAAGTGCTGTGCCAGCCAAGCATCATGGAGAGAGATGGCCAAAACCGACAACACGTAAATACAAGCCACGTTCAATCAAGACAGCTACGATACCACTACCCACCATCACGCCGCAGACCATGACCATGATTGACTTGACACAGACTGGTTGTGGAGTGTCAGCAACACAGATCATTCCCACGATTGACCAGGCACAAGCTGCTCGTGAAGCACTCGATAGAGAAATTGACCAGTTAGCTGACGGTAAGAATGTGTGTCATGATTTTAATATCGTGAATCCTTTGAAGAGGAGGCGAGCACATTCAGTACCGAGTAAAAGTAAAAAGCAGAGAGTTGACTCTACACCAGCTTGCACAGTGAAACCTGTGTGGTCTGATGAACAGGAAAACATGCTTCACGCTATGTCTGGTCAGTACGTCCAAAGCAAAATCTACCAGAACAAACTAAAATATTTCTGTGAAACGTATGAAAGATTGATAAATGCATGCCCAACACCTGACATTATCGCAGAACTATATGCATTCAATAGAGAACATGCTATTGTATCATCACAATCTAATAAAAATAATTTGCTGTGA
- the LOC142288260 gene encoding uncharacterized protein F54H12.2-like, protein MAFIHEASIECAKSELDIFDLPPTQTSIEKSLFVEVQPIAALSDNAPLEFFISGSGEYYYDLNNTLLYINCRIVKQDNTAIGADARVSFINYPLATLFNQVDITLGDRLISQSDNLYSYRAYIETLLNYSSQTLSSQFTAGLFYKDTAGHHNDRTLDGANAGFVKRAFISANSKPVDLMGPIFGDIFNQPKLILNGLDLKIKLSRNKDSFCLMSADAEQYKVQISHAALYVKRVQVSPAVRIGHSQALLAATAKYAIDRACMKVYSIPAGTRISNHENLFLGQIPSTVILGFVDNEAFSGSYNKNPLCFAHFNISQTAIYVDGQQIPARPYQPNFNVDLAVREFMSLAQISGKQRSDSALAIDREEFMDGFTLFAFDLSPDQEPGGHFSLVKTGNLRAEVRFAVATPHTVNMIVYALSSTILEINNRREVLFDYI, encoded by the coding sequence ATGGCTTTCATACATGAAGCATCGATCGAGTGTGCAAAATCCGAACTGGATATTTTTGACCTCCCTCCAACACAGACAAGTATAGAGAAATCGCTTTTTGTAGAAGTTCAACCTATTGCGGCTCTGTCAGACAATGCACCCTTGGAATTTTTTATATCGGGCAGCGGTGAATATTATTATGATCTAAACAATACGCTGCTGTACATAAATTGCCGCATCGTCAAACAAGATAATACAGCTATCGGCGCTGACGCCAGAGTATCTTTTATAAATTACCCCCTCGCTACGCTCTTTAATCAGGTTGACATCACTCTGGGCGATCGCCTTATCTCACAGTCGGATAACCTCTACAGTTATAGAGCGTACATTGAAACGCTTTTAAATTACAGCTCACAAACATTATCATCGCAATTTACTGCTGGATTGTTctataaagacactgcaggacatcaTAATGATCGGACCTTGGATGGCGCAAATGCTGGTTTTGTCAAAAGAGCCTTTATATCAGCCAACTCTAAACCTGTAGATCTCATGGGGCCAATTTTTGGAGATATATTTAATCAACCAAAGCTCATACTTAACGGTCTTGACCTCAAGATCAAGTTGTCAAGAAATAAGGATAGTTTTTGTTTGATGTCCGCTGATGCTGAGCAATATAAAGTGCAAATCTCACACGCTGCTCTGTATGTAAAACGAGTGCAGGTCTCTCCAGCTGTACGAATAGGCCACAGTCAGGCCCTACTAGCTGCCACCGCCAAATACGCTATTGATAGGGCCTGCATGAAAGTATACAGTATACCGGCTGGTACACGTATTTCAAACCACGAGAACCTCTTCTTAGGCCAAATTCCTTCAACAGTAATATTAGGATTTGTAGATAATGAAGCATTTAGTGGCTCATATAATAAAAATCCTTTGTGCTTTGCTCATTTCAACATAAGCCAGACAGCAATTTATGTCGATGGCCAACAAATACCAGCACGGCCATACCAACCTAATTTCAATGTTGATTTAGCCGTTCGAGAGTTTATGTCGTTAGCCCAGATTTCTGGGAAACAAAGGTCCGATTCTGCTTTGGCAATAGACCGTGAAGAATTTATGGATGGATTCACATTATTTGCGTTTGATTTATCCCCCGATCAAGAGCCCGGTGGTCATTTCTCGCTTGTGAAAACCGGTAACCTACGCGCTGAAGTGCGATTTGCGGTAGCTACACCACATACTGTAAATATGATCGTATATGCTCTCAGCTCAACTATACTTGAAATCAACAACAGAAGAGAAGTATTATTTGATTATATCTAA